One segment of Parcubacteria group bacterium DNA contains the following:
- a CDS encoding RluA family pseudouridine synthase: MKIIKVAENNIGVRIDKFLAQEFFSLSRGEIIRNIKEGKILVNKEIIKPSYKLKENDEIESNVSFKREEVIPNDGIKLNIIYSDDNIIVINKQAGIQVHPDSNERKNTLANALVSKFPEIKDVHDESLGAYLRPGIVHRLDKDTSGVMIIARNQKTFDELKEMFQERKIHKKYVAIVYGQLKDKKGIITKAIARSESYKKQSIAGAKTKTKVRGAVTEYKQLKRFNSYSLVEARPLTGRMHQIRIHLFSIGHPVVGDKLYKLKSIKANILAKRQLLHAEETDFTLFGKKFRFSAPLPEDFNVFLKNID, encoded by the coding sequence ATGAAGATAATTAAAGTTGCCGAAAATAATATTGGAGTCCGAATTGATAAGTTCCTGGCGCAGGAATTTTTTTCGCTGAGCCGAGGTGAAATAATCAGAAATATTAAAGAAGGAAAAATTTTAGTAAATAAAGAGATCATAAAACCTAGCTACAAGCTCAAAGAAAATGATGAAATCGAATCCAATGTTTCTTTTAAAAGAGAGGAAGTAATCCCGAATGATGGAATAAAACTAAACATTATTTATAGCGATGACAATATAATCGTTATCAACAAGCAAGCCGGAATCCAAGTTCATCCCGACAGCAATGAAAGAAAAAACACTTTGGCCAATGCTTTGGTTTCAAAATTTCCGGAAATCAAAGATGTGCACGATGAATCGCTGGGAGCATATCTTCGTCCGGGAATTGTTCATCGACTCGATAAGGATACTTCCGGAGTTATGATTATTGCCAGAAATCAAAAAACTTTCGATGAGCTTAAGGAAATGTTTCAGGAAAGAAAGATTCACAAAAAATATGTCGCTATTGTTTATGGACAACTTAAAGATAAAAAGGGAATTATAACTAAAGCCATTGCCAGATCGGAAAGTTATAAAAAACAATCCATTGCCGGAGCCAAGACAAAAACCAAGGTTCGAGGCGCAGTAACGGAATACAAGCAGCTCAAAAGATTTAACAGCTATTCTTTGGTGGAAGCTCGTCCTTTGACCGGAAGAATGCATCAAATCAGAATTCACCTTTTTTCTATCGGGCATCCAGTTGTGGGAGACAAATTATATAAGTTAAAGTCAATAAAAGCTAATATTTTGGCAAAAAGACAGCTTCTTCATGCTGAAGAAACTGACTTTACTCTTTTCGGGAAAAAATTCAGGTTTTCAGCTCCGCTTCCGGAAGATTTTAACGTTTTTCTCAAAAACATTGACTAA
- a CDS encoding helix-turn-helix domain-containing protein, producing MIKELLKQLNFSEKETGIYLALLELGSAKAKEISRKTGLNRTTIYNICDELLQKGLISKYKKGASTYFNALEPKHLLTYLDREKEEKVKEVEKQKQKVSELLPQLVSLQNIYSTKPKVQFFEGEKGMREAYEDTLESKEIILAYANVETMHEGLPNFFPEYYKRRAEKKIFIRAIVPKNKLSIERSTYNQEEMRDTRFLPEEATFSPEVNIYNNKILIASWKEKMAIIIESKELADLQKLTFNLLWNTLPRNSENI from the coding sequence ATGATAAAAGAACTGCTAAAACAACTTAATTTCTCAGAGAAAGAAACCGGTATCTATCTGGCTTTGCTTGAACTTGGATCGGCCAAAGCCAAGGAAATATCACGAAAAACAGGCCTAAACAGGACCACGATATATAATATTTGTGACGAATTACTTCAAAAAGGTTTAATTAGCAAATACAAAAAAGGAGCGTCAACCTATTTCAACGCTCTTGAACCCAAACATCTTTTAACTTATCTCGATCGGGAAAAAGAAGAAAAGGTTAAAGAAGTGGAAAAACAGAAGCAAAAGGTGTCTGAATTATTGCCTCAGCTTGTTTCTCTTCAGAATATTTATTCCACTAAGCCAAAAGTCCAATTTTTTGAAGGCGAGAAGGGGATGCGCGAAGCCTATGAAGACACTTTAGAGTCCAAAGAAATAATTTTAGCTTATGCCAATGTCGAAACAATGCATGAGGGTTTGCCAAATTTTTTTCCGGAATATTATAAAAGAAGAGCCGAAAAGAAAATATTTATCCGCGCTATTGTTCCAAAAAATAAATTATCCATCGAAAGATCAACATACAATCAAGAAGAAATGAGGGACACGAGATTTTTGCCAGAAGAAGCTACTTTTTCTCCAGAAGTAAATATTTACAACAATAAAATTTTAATTGCTTCTTGGAAAGAAAAAATGGCAATCATCATTGAATCGAAAGAATTAGCCGATTTGCAAAAATTGACTTTTAATTTGCTCTGGAACACATTGCCGAGAAATTCAGAGAATATTTGA
- a CDS encoding HDIG domain-containing metalloprotein, translating into MLSKIPKSVLEILQKLQENSFEAYIVGGCVRDLLMDRQPKDWDITTNAKPEEIMEVFPDSFYENKFFTVGIKTEDENIPIVEATTFRIEQKYSDKRHPDEVKFAKTLAEDLGRRDFTLNALAVEVKGQRSKVKSDFEIIDLFDGQKDLENKNIRAVRNPNERFNEDALRMMRAIRFACELNFEIEKKTLEAVKKNAKNLQYVAEERIKDELQKIILSDQPSEGIEMLHETGLLNFIIPELEKGYGVKQNRHHIYTIYKHNLLSLKFCPSKKLEVRLAALLHDIAKPQTKRGEGENATFYNHDHVGKKVAEKILKRLRFSNDVVEKTILLIDNHMFYYNPDEVGESSVRRLIKKVGLENIKDLIDLRISDRLGSGVPKAKPYKLRHLEYIIDKVSSDAISVKMLKINGNDLMKVLKIKPGPKIGTILDVLLSEVIEDAKKNTKKYLSQRALELDKVDLEKLRKMAKEKIEEKKEEDDEEIKKKHWVK; encoded by the coding sequence ATGTTATCAAAAATTCCAAAATCAGTTTTGGAGATATTGCAAAAACTTCAAGAAAATAGCTTTGAAGCGTACATTGTCGGTGGATGCGTGCGCGATTTACTGATGGACCGCCAGCCGAAAGATTGGGACATCACCACTAATGCCAAGCCGGAAGAAATAATGGAAGTTTTTCCGGATAGTTTTTACGAAAACAAATTCTTTACGGTCGGAATAAAAACCGAGGATGAAAATATTCCAATAGTCGAAGCGACTACTTTCCGCATCGAACAAAAATATTCCGACAAGCGCCATCCGGATGAGGTTAAGTTTGCAAAAACTTTAGCCGAGGATCTGGGACGGAGAGATTTTACCCTTAATGCTTTGGCTGTCGAAGTCAAAGGTCAAAGGTCAAAAGTCAAAAGTGATTTTGAAATAATTGATCTGTTTGATGGACAGAAAGATTTAGAAAATAAAAATATCCGAGCCGTAAGGAATCCCAATGAAAGATTTAATGAAGACGCATTGCGCATGATGAGAGCTATCCGATTCGCCTGCGAATTAAATTTTGAAATCGAAAAGAAAACACTGGAAGCGGTAAAGAAGAATGCTAAAAATTTACAATATGTCGCCGAAGAAAGAATTAAAGATGAACTTCAAAAAATTATTTTATCCGACCAGCCATCTGAAGGAATTGAGATGCTCCACGAAACAGGACTTTTAAATTTCATCATTCCCGAATTGGAAAAGGGATACGGCGTAAAACAAAATCGCCATCATATTTATACTATCTATAAACACAATCTGTTGTCTTTGAAATTTTGTCCTTCCAAAAAATTAGAGGTGCGTTTGGCTGCGCTTCTGCATGACATCGCCAAACCCCAGACCAAAAGAGGGGAAGGAGAAAATGCGACATTTTACAATCACGATCATGTCGGAAAAAAAGTGGCGGAAAAAATATTAAAGCGCCTCCGATTTTCTAATGATGTTGTTGAAAAAACAATCCTGCTCATCGACAACCACATGTTCTATTACAACCCGGATGAAGTAGGGGAAAGTTCCGTGAGACGCCTTATCAAGAAAGTTGGCCTGGAAAATATCAAGGATCTCATTGACCTTCGCATTTCTGATAGATTGGGATCTGGGGTTCCGAAAGCCAAGCCATACAAACTTCGTCACCTTGAATATATTATCGACAAAGTTTCGAGCGATGCTATTTCCGTAAAGATGCTGAAAATAAACGGCAATGATCTGATGAAAGTTTTGAAAATAAAACCGGGACCGAAGATCGGAACCATTCTGGATGTTCTTCTTTCCGAAGTGATTGAGGATGCCAAAAAAAATACCAAAAAATATCTTTCCCAAAGAGCTTTGGAACTGGACAAAGTTGACTTGGAAAAACTCCGTAAAATGGCCAAAGAAAAAATTGAAGAAAAGAAAGAAGAAGATGATGAGGAAATCAAAAAGAAACACTGGGTGAAATAA
- a CDS encoding nitronate monooxygenase, which translates to MKKEKEQKDSSLPSLIIKGKRITIPIIQGGMGVGVSLYPLALAVAREGGLGIVSSAGIDRVVSKRLNKKMSTYEAVREELELAKAGGGVTGINIMVALMRDYEDSVKGAIDAGIDVIISGAGLPMTLPTIKSPGDTALIPIVSSARALELICRKWERSGYRPDAVVLEGPLAGGHLGFKFDELVLDSNKLENLLPPVKETAQKYGDLPVIVAGGIFTREDILRFLRLGADGVQMGTRFLATEESSATPEYKQTVVNAGKEDIIVVRRPGSPCGLPFRVIRQAPGFISAERNARKPRCDKGYVLLRGRDGNWLTCPANSDSGDYFCICNGLLSSAGYNSDKEEPLYTVGTNGYRVDKILPVKTLMKELITGIVED; encoded by the coding sequence ATGAAAAAAGAAAAAGAACAAAAAGATTCATCGTTACCATCCCTTATAATAAAGGGAAAGCGTATAACGATACCAATCATTCAGGGTGGAATGGGCGTAGGAGTATCTCTTTATCCACTCGCTTTGGCAGTCGCTCGTGAGGGGGGTCTCGGGATTGTTTCGAGCGCCGGTATAGACAGGGTCGTATCCAAGAGACTCAACAAGAAAATGTCAACTTACGAGGCAGTGCGCGAGGAGTTGGAGCTGGCAAAAGCCGGAGGAGGCGTTACCGGTATCAACATTATGGTGGCGTTGATGCGCGACTATGAGGACTCCGTTAAGGGTGCTATAGATGCCGGAATAGACGTGATTATCTCCGGTGCAGGGTTGCCAATGACCCTTCCGACCATTAAATCCCCCGGAGACACAGCGCTTATTCCCATCGTCTCTTCGGCCAGGGCCCTTGAACTCATCTGTCGCAAGTGGGAGAGGAGCGGGTATAGGCCGGACGCGGTTGTCCTTGAAGGCCCGCTGGCCGGCGGTCACCTCGGGTTCAAGTTCGATGAACTTGTTTTGGACTCAAATAAACTCGAAAACCTCCTTCCTCCCGTTAAGGAAACAGCTCAAAAATATGGGGATCTTCCGGTTATCGTAGCCGGCGGTATCTTCACGCGAGAGGATATCCTGCGTTTCCTTCGTTTGGGAGCGGATGGAGTACAGATGGGCACTCGTTTTCTGGCTACGGAAGAGAGCAGTGCAACTCCAGAATACAAACAGACTGTCGTGAATGCAGGCAAGGAAGACATAATTGTTGTCCGTCGCCCGGGTTCGCCCTGCGGTTTGCCCTTTCGCGTTATTCGTCAGGCGCCCGGATTCATCTCAGCTGAGAGAAACGCAAGAAAGCCGCGATGCGACAAGGGGTATGTTCTTCTTAGAGGTAGAGACGGCAACTGGCTTACCTGTCCGGCCAATTCAGATTCTGGCGATTACTTCTGTATTTGCAATGGTCTTCTTTCTTCGGCCGGATACAATTCAGATAAAGAAGAACCGCTCTATACCGTTGGAACAAATGGCTATAGGGTAGACAAAATATTGCCTGTAAAAACTCTTATGAAAGAGTTGATTACAGGAATCGTTGAAGATTGA
- a CDS encoding O-antigen ligase family protein → MESENNERCSTWNIFSNSASIIIFTGVIQSIVGIWQFVIQKSIGLTWLKESILSPDISGVAKVVFGGEKYIRAYGLFPHPNILGGFLVLSITLTLAFLKPFNLLKNLKNSKNEENMINPSQNVPRGTFNGTNLELQKNNICSTWNIWLDYFILGIQLLALFLTFSKSAWIGVTIALAYVLIRNVPRGTLRRISEKNFKYFALIGGIIILLIFLVKPDWHSIAGKSIDDRIFYLNVSRGTFFENPVFGVGSGQFVLNLETIENIQEWQFQPVHNVFLLILNELGIIGLCLFVWFVRKMIRNVPRGTFLTNNYLSAIFFGFLFIMLFDHYFWDIQQGQIMLWFVLGLLSGGKMWTSKKFNTYPQDKAK, encoded by the coding sequence GTGGAAAGTGAAAATAACGAAAGATGTTCCACGTGGAACATCTTCAGTAACTCTGCCAGTATTATTATATTCACAGGAGTAATTCAGTCTATTGTTGGAATCTGGCAATTTGTTATTCAAAAATCGATCGGATTAACTTGGCTTAAGGAAAGCATCCTTTCTCCAGATATTTCAGGAGTAGCCAAGGTTGTGTTTGGTGGAGAAAAATACATTAGAGCTTACGGTTTATTTCCTCATCCCAATATTCTAGGTGGGTTTCTAGTTTTATCAATAACCCTAACTCTTGCTTTTTTAAAGCCATTTAATTTATTAAAAAATCTTAAAAATAGCAAAAATGAAGAGAATATGATTAATCCCAGTCAAAATGTTCCACGTGGAACATTTAATGGGACAAACCTAGAACTTCAGAAAAATAATATATGTTCCACGTGGAACATTTGGCTAGATTATTTTATTTTGGGCATTCAATTGCTAGCTTTATTTTTAACTTTTTCAAAATCTGCTTGGATTGGAGTAACTATTGCTTTGGCGTATGTTTTGATCAGAAATGTTCCACGTGGAACATTGCGCAGGATAAGCGAGAAAAATTTTAAATATTTTGCTTTAATTGGGGGAATAATTATTTTGCTAATTTTCTTGGTTAAGCCAGATTGGCATTCAATAGCGGGAAAAAGTATCGATGATAGAATATTTTATTTAAATGTTTCACGTGGAACATTTTTTGAAAATCCTGTTTTTGGAGTTGGATCTGGACAGTTTGTTTTAAATTTAGAAACTATTGAAAATATCCAGGAGTGGCAATTCCAGCCGGTTCATAATGTATTTTTGCTTATCTTAAATGAATTGGGAATTATTGGTCTTTGTTTATTCGTTTGGTTTGTTCGGAAAATGATCAGAAATGTTCCACGTGGAACATTTTTAACAAATAATTATCTTAGCGCTATATTTTTTGGATTTTTATTTATAATGCTTTTTGATCATTATTTTTGGGATATTCAGCAAGGACAGATAATGCTTTGGTTCGTTTTGGGCTTACTATCTGGGGGCAAGATGTGGACAAGTAAAAAATTTAATACTTATCCACAAGATAAAGCCAAATAA
- the rplS gene encoding 50S ribosomal protein L19, with protein sequence MKKKITEFNSTQRERKIPDLRSGDIVKITRKIKEGEKETSQVFEGIIIAIKGKQSSSPTMTVRKVSHGVGTELILPIFSPGISKIVLVKRAKVRRAKLYYIREKSTKSLKLKYKNLSEFAKIDEEPKKEDPKEEVVKEVEEIESK encoded by the coding sequence ATGAAAAAGAAAATTACAGAATTCAACTCGACTCAAAGAGAGAGAAAAATTCCAGATCTTCGAAGCGGAGATATTGTGAAAATAACTAGGAAAATAAAAGAAGGCGAGAAAGAAACTTCCCAAGTTTTTGAAGGGATAATTATTGCTATCAAAGGCAAACAAAGTTCTTCGCCAACAATGACAGTGAGAAAAGTTTCCCATGGAGTAGGCACTGAGCTTATTCTTCCTATCTTTTCTCCTGGCATCAGTAAAATAGTTTTAGTAAAAAGAGCCAAAGTAAGACGAGCTAAACTTTATTATATCCGAGAAAAATCTACCAAATCCCTGAAACTCAAGTACAAAAATCTTTCAGAATTTGCTAAAATAGATGAGGAGCCAAAGAAAGAAGATCCTAAAGAAGAGGTAGTGAAAGAAGTAGAAGAAATTGAAAGTAAATAA
- a CDS encoding helix-turn-helix domain-containing protein has protein sequence MEYNQLQDAGLNETEAKIYLAALELGQTSVSRIARKSGIKRTTIYLSLENLMQRGIMSAIKVSGRTEYYAEDPRNLERIMEERKQRISQLVPELLAFTNLIDKKPEVRYFDGEEGIKEAIKDNLRYPGQEICMMYSEAYSNDFDEKFFSDYCVPERIKNKIPVRAILPENEEMREMAKTNEKSLRQTRFIPQNLFNIQIEIAIYGNNTVSIISFKEKFALIIVSPIIYSSLKSIFETMWETSAKE, from the coding sequence ATGGAATATAATCAACTCCAAGACGCCGGACTCAATGAAACTGAAGCCAAAATATACTTGGCGGCCTTGGAATTGGGTCAGACTTCGGTCAGTCGGATTGCCCGCAAATCAGGCATAAAACGCACTACTATCTATCTTTCCTTGGAAAATCTGATGCAGAGAGGGATTATGAGCGCAATTAAGGTGAGCGGAAGAACTGAGTATTACGCTGAAGATCCCAGAAATTTGGAAAGAATTATGGAGGAAAGAAAACAGCGAATTTCCCAATTGGTTCCTGAGCTTTTGGCTTTTACTAATCTCATCGATAAAAAACCGGAAGTCCGTTATTTTGACGGTGAAGAAGGTATTAAGGAGGCAATCAAGGATAATCTGAGATATCCGGGCCAAGAAATTTGCATGATGTATTCAGAAGCGTATTCAAATGATTTTGATGAAAAATTTTTTTCAGACTACTGTGTTCCGGAAAGAATCAAAAATAAGATTCCGGTACGAGCGATTTTGCCGGAAAATGAAGAAATGAGAGAAATGGCAAAGACAAATGAAAAATCATTACGGCAAACCAGATTTATTCCTCAAAATCTTTTCAACATTCAAATCGAGATTGCCATCTATGGAAACAATACGGTTAGTATCATTTCATTTAAAGAAAAGTTCGCTTTAATTATTGTAAGTCCAATTATATATTCCAGTTTGAAAAGCATTTTTGAAACAATGTGGGAAACCAGCGCAAAGGAATGA